The Dromaius novaehollandiae isolate bDroNov1 chromosome 5, bDroNov1.hap1, whole genome shotgun sequence genome window below encodes:
- the LOC135328594 gene encoding scavenger receptor cysteine-rich type 1 protein M130-like, translating to GLLLCVQLCRGTEELRLVDGGSRCAGRVEVKHEGQWGTVCSYDILWDVRGASVVCRQLGCGTVARTSPYTPFGAGAGRIWLQPFFCRGTETALHHCPHYGWGQHYCGHDWDVGVTCSDAVELRLVNGGGPCAGRVEVKLRGQWGTVADNEWDMEDAEVVCQQLGWGSAKSAHAWTRFGKGSGPIHLAVVDCRGDESALWECTIKGWELYNGSHGWDVGVVCQGFVQLVGGDSACSGRVEVRQGRGWATLCKAHVDLNAAHVICKEQGCGAALAVTGAAHFGAGAGPIWDGGFECAGNESLLSACARRLPHGQGCTHSSDAGVICSPYTGFRLVNGSTECTGRVELEARGTWGSLCDAGWDMPDAQVLCHHLGCGFAASVPRGGYFGTGSGPLWQDTFHCSGTESHLGECPAMALGTPACSPDHAAAVNCSGGAEPLRLVDGESRCDGRLEVALGGAWGRVLAQQWDASSASVVCRQLRCGTVQKAYTAPVLGPGSSPLVLGGLRCAGTEAHLAQCNATLHSTVPPGHVKEAAVVCSGSQQVRLASGPGRCAGRVEIYVQGTWSHVCEDAWDLRDAAVVCRQLGCGEALAAPGSAHYGRGLGPVWLGAGGCSGAEAMLWDCPAPSPAPALGQRGCKQGASVAAICSGQCSLRLAGGSSCTGRLEVFYNGTWGSVCANGTSPATAAVVCRQLGCGATGQLASAPATTQGSGPAWLAWVQCELGTDSLWHCPSAPWHLQPCDFPGDTHITCDGDPGSTRATPTPAMATGCPDGAACTGAHRSPTAGAGAMPVPTILCIILGTLLCLALGALAMQAWRTMAQHRGPGRAGDTISEAVYEELDYTLTPDYQEVHSGSDTPALSRHDPPDGYDDAVAMQHPREAAALGLSDGDFSEAAALGVGSRPSLSHPEPPGATTDAPASVPKDVGYDDVGVSGPRTSL from the exons ggactgctgctgtgcgtgcagctctgcaggg gcactGAGGAGCTGAGACTGGTTGAcggaggcagccgctgcgccggtcgggtggaggtgaagcacgagggccagtggggcaccgtgtgcagctATGACATCCTCTGGGATGTCCGCGGGGCctccgtggtctgcaggcagctgggatgtggcacCGTGGCCAGGACTTCCCCATACACCCcatttggggcaggggctggccggATTTGGCTGCAACCCTTCTTCTGCCGTGGCACCGAGACAGCGCTCCACCACTGCCCCCACTAtggctggggccagcactactgCGGACATGACTGGGACGTGGGGGTGACATGCTCAG ATGCTgtggagctgaggctggtgaatggaggtggtccctgtgcaggcagagtggaggtgaagctgcgggGCCAGTGGGGGACGGTGGCAGATAATGAATGGGACATGGAagatgccgaggtggtgtgtcagcagctgggctggggctcaGCCAAAAGCGCCCATGCCTGGACCCGCTTTGGGAAAGGGTCTGGACCAATTCATCTGGCTGTCGTTGACTGTCGCGGGGATGAGTCCGCCCTCTGGGAATGTACTATCAAGGGATGGGAGCTGTACAATGGAAGCCATGGCTGGGATGTTGGCGTGGTCTGCCAAG GGTTTGTGCAGCTGGTCGGTGGGGACAGTGCCTGCTCGGGTCGTgtggaggtcaggcagggccgAGGCTGGGCCACCCTCTGCAAGGCCCATGTGGACCTCAACGCTGCCCATGTCATCTGCAAGGAGcagggctgtggagcagctctggccgTCACCGGGGCAGCAcactttggggcaggagctgggcccatctgggacgggggctttgagtgtgcaggcaacgaatccctcctgtctgcctgcgCCCGCAGGCTGCCCCACGGCCAGGGCTGCACGCACAGCAGTGACGCTGGCGTCATCTGCTCTC cctacacgggcttcaggctggtgaacggcagcacagagtgcacagggcgggtggagctggaggcacgtggcacctggggctccctctgcgacGCTGGCTGGGACATGCCCGatgcccaggtgctctgccaccaccttGGCTGCGGCTTTGCTGCCTCCGTGCCCCGCGGAGGGTATTTTGGGACAGGGAGCGGCCCGCTGTGGCAGGACACTTTTCACTGCAGCGGGACcgagtcccacctgggagagtgccctgccatgGCGCTGGGGACCCCCGCCTGCTCACCGGACCACGCTGccgcagtcaattgctcag GTGGTGCTgaacccctgcggctggtggacgGGGAGAGCCGCTGCGATGGCcgcctggaggtggccctgggtggggcctggggccgagTCCTGGCTCAGCAGTGGGATGCCAGCAGTGCcagcgtggtgtgccggcagctccggtgCGGCACAGTGCAGAAGGCCTACACCGCcccagtgctggggccaggcTCAAGCCCCCTGGTGCTGGGCGGGCTCCGGTGTGCGGGCACGGAGGCTCACCTGGCCCAGTGCAACGCCACGCTGCACAGCACCGTGCCACCGGGCCACGTCAAGGAGGCAGCGGTTGTGTGTTCgg ggagccagcaggtgcggctggcgagcggccctgggcgctgtgctgggagagtggagatCTACGTCCAGGGGACCTGGAGTCACGTCTGCGAGGATGCCTGGGACCTCCGGGATGCCGCCGTCGTCTGCCGCCAGCTGGGCTGCGGAGAGGCCCTGGCAGCGCCCGGCTCGGCCCACTACGGCCGGGGCTTGGGGCCAGTGTGGCTGGGTGCCGGCGGCTGCTCCGGAGCTGAGGCAATGCTCTGGGACTGCCCAGCCCCAtccccggccccagccctggggcagcgtggTTGCAAGCAGGGCGCCAGTGTGGCAGCCATCTGCTCAGGTCAGTGCT ccctgcggctggcgggcggcagcagctgcaccgggcGCCTGGAGGTCTTCTACAATGGGACATGGGGCAGCGTGTGCGCCAATGGCACCAGCCCTGCGACAGCCgccgtggtgtgccggcagctgggctgcggagcCACGGGACAGCTGGCATCTGCACCGgcaaccacacagggctcaggccccgcgtggctggcctgggtgcagtgTGAGCTGGGGaccgactccctctggcactgcccctcaGCACCCTGGCACCTGCAGCCCTGTGACTTCCCTGgagacacccacatcacatgtGACGGGGACCCTGGCAGCACCAGAGCAACTCCCACGCCAGCCATGGCAACTGGCTGTCCAGACGGCGCAGCCTGCACAG GTGCCCACAGGAGCCCCACAGCGGGTGCTGGGGCCATGCCAGTGCCCACCATCCTCTGCATCATCCTggggaccctgctctgcctggccctgggggctctcgCCATGCAGGCATGGCGCAccatggctcagcacagag gccctggcagagctggggacacaATCTCCGAGGCCGTCTATGAGGAGCTCGACTATACTCTGACGCCGGATTACCAGGAGGTGCACAGTGGCTCAG ACACCCCTGCCCTGTCCAGGCATGACCCCCCGGATGGGTACGATGATGCCGTGGCCATGCAGCACCCGAGAGAGGCCGCTGCTCTGGGGCTGAGTGACGGAGATTTCTCTGAGGCAGCGGCGCTGGGAG TGGGGAGCCGGCCCTCACTGAGCCacccggagccgccgggagccACAACAGACgccccagcctcagtgcccaaggACGTGGGCTACGATGATGTTGGTGTCAGCGGCCCCAGGACGTCACTGTGA
- the LOC135328595 gene encoding antigen WC1.1-like: LLLCVQLCRGTGELRLVNGGSRCAGRVEMKHEGQWGTVCSYDFDWDVRGASVVCRQLGCGTVARASPYTPFGAGTGRIWLQPFLCRGTETALHNCPHFGWGQHYCGHDTDVGVTCSDAVELRLVNGGGPCAGRVEVKLRGQWGTVADNEWDMEDAEVVCQQLGCGSAKSAHAWSRFGKGSGPIHLAVVDCRGDESALWECTIKGWELYNGSHSWDVGVVCQGFVRLVGGDGACLGRVEVRQGRAWATLCEAHMDLNTAHVICKELGCGAALAITGAARFGAGAGPIWDGGFECAGNESLLSACARRLPHGQGCTHTSDAAIICSPYTGFRLVNGSTECTGRVELEARGTWGSLCDAGWDVPDAQVLCHHLGCGFAASVPRRGYFGTGSGPLWQDTFHCSGTESHLGECPAMALGTPACSPDHAAAVNCSGGTEPLRLVDGESRCDGRLEVALGGAWGRVLPQQWDDSGASVVCRQLRCGTVQKAYTAPVLQPGSSPLGLSGLWCAGTETHLAQCNATLPSAVPSGHTEEAVVVCSGSRRVRLASGPGRCAGRVEVYVQGAWIHVCEDAWDLWDATVVCRQLGCGKALAVPGSARYGRGSGPVWLGAGGCSGTEATLWDCSAPAPAPGQRGCKQGAGAAAVCSELTVLRLAGGSGCTGRLEVFYNGTWGSVCANGTSPATAAVVCQQLGCGATGRLASAPATTQGSGPAWLAWVQCELGTDSLWHCPSAPWHLQPCDFPGDTHITCDRDPGGTRVTPTPARATGCPDGTACTGAHRSPAGGAGAMPVPTILCIILGTLLCLALGALAMQAWRTMAQHRGPGRAGDTISEAVYEELDYTLTPEYQEVPSGSGSPSEGSAAKLPYYTSDSVEVSSPATAADTPALPRHGPPDGYDDAAAVLHPGEAASPGLSDGGVSEVTVLEAGSRPSLSHPELPGATTDAPASAPRDMGYDDVGVSGPRTSLSFARTVLHWDVTMHGTLTTVALTRPRAALHQVDICHRWWCTLPMAGTAVEQALLYRKGQAWAAPPDAAVVEQLAGFLSSLEVSLATVKLPQKGSTALWGICHSSQDHPWIISTLAVGALCPLIHVTEEEDEQSTRAVKAMGREWAWQQGCGRAGPLRSDAVGPGQCIAIEVDHAVWSPAAVLLFFLFD; the protein is encoded by the exons ctgctgctgtgcgtgcagctctgcaggg gcaccggggagctgcgactggttaacggaggcagccgctgcgccggTCGGGTGGAGATGAAGCACGAGGGccagtggggcaccgtgtgcagctATGACTTCGACTGGGATGTCCGTGGGGCctccgtggtctgcaggcagTTGGGATGCGGCACCGTGGCCAGGGCCTCCCCGTACACCCCATTTGGGGCTGGGACTGGCCGGATTTGGCTGCAACCCTTCTTATGCCGTGGCACTGAGACAGCGCTCCACAACTGCCCCCACTTcggctggggccagcactactgTGGCCATGACACAGATGTTGGGGTGACGTGCTCAG ATGCCgtggagctgaggctggtgaatggaggtggtccctgtgcaggcagagtggaggtgaagctgcgggGCCAGTGGGGGACGGTGGCAGATAATGAATGGGACATGGAagatgccgaggtggtgtgtcagcagctgggctgtggctcagCCAAAAGCGCCCATGCCTGGAGCCGCTTTGGGAAAGGGTCTGGACCAATTCATCTGGCTGTCGTTGACTGTCGCGGGGATGAGTCTGCCCTCTGGGAATGTACTATCAAGGGATGGGAGCTGTACAATGGAAGCCATAGCTGGGATGTTGGCGTGGTCTGCCAAG GGTTTGTGCGGCTGGTTGGCGGAGATGGTGCCTGCTTGGGCCGCgtggaggtcaggcagggccgAGCCTGGGCCACCCTCTGTGAAGCCCACATGGACCTCAACACCGCCCAtgtcatctgcaaggagctgggctgtggagcagctctggccatcactggggcggcacgctttggggcaggagctgggcccatctgggacgggggctttgagtgtgcaggcaatgaatccctcctgtctgcctgcgcccgcaggctgccccatggccagggctgcaccCACACCAGTGACGCTGCCATCATCTGCTCCC cctacacgggcttcaggctggtgaacggcagcacagagtgcacagggcgggtggagctggaggcacgcggcacctggggctccctctgcgacGCTGGCTGGGACGTGCCCGatgcccaggtgctctgccaccaccttGGCTGCGGctttgctgcctctgtgcctcgcagagggtattttgggacagggagcggcccgctgtggcaggacacatttcactgcagcgggaccgagtcccacctgggagagtgccctgccatgGCGCTGGGGACCCCTGCCTGCTCGCCGGACCACGCTGccgcagtcaattgctcag GTGGCACTgaacccctgcggctggtggacgGGGAGAGCCGTTGTGACGGGcgcctggaggtggccctgggtggggcctggggccgagTCCTGCCACAGCAGTGGGACGACAGCGGTGCcagcgtggtgtgccggcagctccggtgcggcacggtgcagaaggcctacaccgccccagtgctgcagccaggctcgaGTCCCCTGGGGCTGAGTGGGCTCTGGTGTGCAGGCACGGAGACCCACCTGGCCCAGTGCAATGCCACGCTGCCCAGCGCCGTGCCATCGGGCCACACTGAGGAGGCGGTGGTTGTGTGCTCAG ggagccggcgggtgCGGCTGGCAAGCggccctgggcgctgtgctgggagagtggaggtctACGTGCAGGGGGCCTGGATCCATGTCTGTGAGGATGCCTGGGACCTCTGGGATGCCACCGTCGTCTGccgccagctgggctgcggcaaggccctggcagtgcccggctCAGCCCGCtacggccggggctcggggccagtGTGGCTGGGCGCCGGTGGGTGCTCCGGGACCGAGGCGACACTCTGGGActgctcggccccggccccggctccaggGCAGCGTGGTTGCAAGCAGGGTGCTGGCGCAGCAGCCGTTTGCTCAG agctcacagtccTGCGGCTGGCGGGTGGCAGTGGCTGCACTGGGCGCCTGGAGGTCTTCTACAATGGGACGTGGGGCAGCGTGTGCGCCAATGGCACCAGCCCCGCCACAGCCGCCgtggtgtgccagcagctgggctgcggggccaCGGGCCGACTGGCATCTGCCCCAgcaaccacacagggctcaggccccgcgtggctggcctgggtgcagtgcgAGCTGGGGaccgactccctctggcactgcccctcggcACCCTGGCACCTGCAGCCCTGTGACTTCCCTGGGGACACCCACATCACATGTGACAGGGACCCTGGCGGCACCAGAGTGACTCCCACGCCAGCCAGGGCAACTGGATGCCCAGacggcacagcttgcacag GTGCCcacaggagccccgcggggggtgctggggccatgccagtgcccaccatcctctgcatcatcctggggaccctgctctgcctggccctgggggctctcgCCATGCAGGCATGGCGCAccatggctcagcacagag gccctggcagagctggggacacaATCTCTGAGGCCGTCTATGAGGAGCTCGACTACACCCTGACGCCGGAgtaccaggaggtgcccagtggCTCAG GCTCTCCATCAGAAGgctcagcagcaaagctgccgtATTACACCAGTGACAGCGTGGAGGTCAGCAGCCCCGCGACAGCAGCAG acacccctgccctgcccaggcatgGCCCCCCGGATGGGTATGATGATGCCGCGGCCGTGCTGCACCCGGGAGAGGCCGCTTCTCCAGGGTTGAGTGACGGAGGTGTCTCCGAGGTCACGGTGCTGGAAG cggggagccggccctCGCTGAGCCACCCGGAGCTGCCAGGAGCCACGACAGATGCACCAGCTTCAGCGCCCCGAGACATGGGCTACGACGATGTTGGTGTCAGTGGCCCCAGGACATCACT gtCTTTCGCCCGCACTGTCCTACACTGGGATGTTACCATGCACGGCACCCTGACTACTGTGGCCCTCACCcgccccagagcagctctgcaccaggTCGACATTTGCCATCGCTGGTGGTGCAcactgcccatggcagggactGCAGTGGAGCAAGCGTTGCTCTATAGAAAGGGCCAAGCATGGGCAGCGCCGCCTGATGCAgcagtggtggagcagctggcaggcttcctctcctcgctggaggtttcccttgct accGTCAAGCTACCtcagaagggcagcacagccctctggggtatctgCCACTCCTCTCAGGATCACCCTtggatcatcagcacacttgctgtgggtgcactctgtcccctcatccacgtcactgaggaagaagatgaaca aagcaccagggcagtgaaagccatgggcagggagtgggcatggcagcagggctgtggccgtGCAGGCCCCCTGAGGTCGGATGCTGTGGGGCCGGGACAGTGTATCGCCATCGAGGTGGACCATGCCGTGTGGTCTCCGGCGgcagttcttctctttttcttgttcGATTGA
- the LOC135328596 gene encoding antigen WC1.1-like: MATISQLLASALGLLLCVQLCRGTGELRLVNGGSRCAGRVEVKHEGQWGTVCSYDFLWDVRGASVVCRQLGCGTVARTSPYMPFGAGAGRIWLQPFLCRGTETALHHCPHYGWGQHYCGHDTDVGVTCSDAVELRLVNGGGPCAGRVEVKLRGQWGTVADDVWDMEDAEVVCQQLGCGSAKSAHDSTHFGRGSGPIQLALVDCRGDESALWECTVPGWGPYPGRHDWDVGVVCQGFVRLVGGDGACSGRVEVRQGRAWATLCKAHVDLNTAHVICKELGCGAALAITGAARFGAGAGPIWDGGFECAGNESLLSACARRLPHGQGCTHTSDAAIICSPYTGFRLVNGSTECTGRVELEARGTWGSLCDAGWDMPDAQVLCHHLGCGFAASVPRGGYFGTGSSPLWQDTFHCSGTESHLGECPATVLGTPACSPDHAAAVNCSGGTEPLRLVDGESRCDGHLEVALGGAWGRVLAQQWDASSASVVCRQLRCGTVQKAYAAPVLGPGSSPLGLSGLRCVGTEARLAQCNSTLPSAVPPDHAEEAAVVCSGSQRIRLVSGPGRCAGRVEVYVQGTWSRVCEDTWDLWDAAVVCHQLGCGEVLAVPGSARYGRGSGPVWLGAGACSGAEATLWDCPAPAPAPALAPGQRGCKEGAGAAAICSELTALRLAGGSSCTGRLEVFYNGTWGSVCANGTSPATAVVVCQQLGCGATGRLASAPATTQGSGPAWLAWVQCELGTDSLWHCPSAPWHLQPCDFPGDTHITCDRDPGGTRLTPTPARATGCPDGTACTGAHRSPTAGAGAMPVPTILCIILGTLLCLALGALAMQAWRTMAQHRGPGRAGDTISEAVYEELDYTLTPEYQEVPSGSGSPSEGSAAKLPYYTSDSVEVSSPATAADTPALPRHGPPDGYDDAAAVLHPGEAASPGLSDGGVSEVTVLEAGSRPSLSHPELPGATTDAPASAPQDMGYDDVGVSGPRTSLPSSYLRRAAQPSGVSATPLRITLGSSAHLLQVHSVPSSTSLRKKMNSTAPSMDPWQTPPATGLQRDFVLLITIL, translated from the exons atggccaccatcagccagctccttgccagtgcactgggactgctgctgtgcgtgcagctctgcaggg gcaccggggagctgcgactggttaacggaggcagccgctgcgccggccgggtggaggtgaagcacgagggccagtggggcaccgtgtgcagctATGACTTCCTCTGGGATGTCCGTGGGGCctccgtggtctgcaggcagctgggatgtggcacCGTGGCAAGGACTTCCCCATACATGCCGTtcggggcaggggctggccggATTTGGCTGCAACCTTTTCTATGTCGTGGCACTGAGACAGcactccaccactgtccccactacggctggggccagcactactgTGGCCATGACACAGATGTTGGGGTGACGTGCTCAG ATGCTGTGGAGCTCAGGCTGGTGAATGGAGGTggtccctgtgcaggcagagtggaggtgaagctgcgggGCCAGTGGGGAACGGTGGCAGATGACGTATGGGACATGGAggatgccgaggtggtgtgtcagcagctgggctgtggctcggccaAAAGCGCCCATGACTCGACCCACTTTGGGAGAGGGTCTGGACCTATTCAACTGGCTCTTGTGGACTGTCGCGGGGATGAGTCTGCACTCTGGGAATGCACTGTCCCGGGATGGGGGCCATACCCTGGCCGCCATGACTGGGATGTTGGTGTGGTCTGCCAAG GGTTTGTGCGGCTGGTCGGCGGGGACGGCGCCTGCTCGGGCCGTgtggaggtcaggcagggccgAGCCTGGGCCACCCTCTGCAAGGCCCACGTGGACCTCAACACCGCCCACgtcatctgcaaggagctgggttgcggagcagctctggccatcactggggcggcacgctttggggcaggagctgggcccatctgggacgggggctttgagtgtgcaggcaacgaatccctcctgtctgcctgcgcccgcaggctgccccatggccagggctgcaccCACACCAGTGACGCTGCCATCATCTGCTCCC cctacacgggcttcaggctggtgaacggcagcacagagtgcacagggcgggtggagctggaggcacgcgGCACCTGGGGTTCCCTCTGCGATGCCGGCTGGGACATGCCCGAcgcccaggtgctctgccaccacctcggctGCGGCTTTGCTGCCTCTGTGCCCCGTGGAGGGTATTTTGGGACAGGGAGCAGCCCGCTGTGGCAGGACACGTTTCACTGCAGCGGGACcgagtcccacctgggagagtgccctgccacgGTGCTGGGGACCCCCGCCTGCTCGCCGGACCACGCTGccgcagtcaattgctcag GTGGCACGgaacccctgcggctggtggatgGGGAGAGCCGCTGTGACGGACacctggaggtggccctgggtggggcctggggccgagTCCTGGCTCAGCAGTGGGATGCCAGCAGTGCAagcgtggtgtgccggcagctccggtgcggcacggtgcagaaggcctatgctgccccagtgctggggccaggcTCGAGCCCCCTGGGGCTGAGCGGGCTCCGGTGTGTGGGCACGGAGGCTCGCCTGGCCCAGTGCAACTCCACGCTGCCCAGCGCTGTGCCGCCGGACCATGCCGAGGAAGCGGCAGTTGTGTGCTCgg ggagccagcgCATCCGGCTGGTGAGTggccctgggcgctgtgctgggagagtggaggtctACGTGCAGGGGACCTGGAGCCGCGTCTGCGAGGACACCTGGGACCTGTGGGATGCCGCTGTCGTCTGCCACCAGTTGGGCTGCGGCGAGGTCCTGGCAGTGCCCGGCTCGGCCCGCtacggccggggctcggggccagtGTGGCTGGGTGCTGGCGCCTGCTCTGGCGCCGAGGCGACACTCTGGGACTGCCCAGCcccggcaccagccccagccctggccccggggcagcgtgGCTGTAAGGAGGGTGCTGGTGCGGCAGCCATCTGCTCAG agctcacagccctgcggctggcaggcggcagcagctgcaccgggcgcctggaggtcttctacaatgggacgtggggcagcgtgtgcgccaatggcaccagccccgccacagccgtcgtggtgtgccagcagctgggctgcggggccaCGGGCCGACTGGCATCTGCCCCAgcaaccacacagggctcaggccccgcgtggctggcctgggtgcagtgcgAGCTGGGGaccgactccctctggcactgcccctcggcACCCTGGCACCTGCAGCCCTGTGACTTCCCTGGGGACACCCACATCACATGTGACAGGGACCCTGGCGGCACCAGATTGACTCCCACGCCAGCCAGGGCAACTGGATGCCCAGacggcacagcttgcacag GTGCCCACAGGAGCCCCACAGCGGGTGCTGGGGCCATGCCAGTGCCCACCATCCTCTGCATCATCCTggggaccctgctctgcctggccctgggggctctcgCCATGCAGGCATGGCGCAccatggctcagcacagag gccctggcagagctggggacacaATCTCTGAGGCCGTCTATGAGGAGCTCGACTACACCCTGACGCCGGAgtaccaggaggtgcccagtggCTCAG GCTCTCCATCAGAAGgctcagcagcaaagctgccgtATTACACCAGTGACAGCGTGGAGGTCAGCAGCCCCGCGACAGCAGCAG acacccctgccctgcccaggcatgGCCCCCCGGATGGGTATGACGATGCCGCGGCCGTGCTGCACCCGGGAGAGGCCGCTTCTCCAGGGTTGAGTGACGGAGGTGTCTCCGAGGTCACGGTGCTGGAAG cggggagccggccctCGCTGAGCCACCCGGAGCTGCCAGGAGCCACGACAGATGCACCAGCTTCAGCGCCCCAAGACATGGGCTACGACGATGTTGGTGTCAGTGGCCCCAGGACATCACT accGTCGAGCTACCtcagaagggcagcacagccctctggggtatctgCCACTCCTCTCAGGATCACCCTtggatcatcagcacacttgctgcaggtgcactctgtcccctcatccacgtcactgaggaagaagatgaacagtACTGCACCCAGCATGGACCCCTGGCAGACACCgccagctacaggcctccaacgagactttgtgctgctcatcacaatcctctga